The Catenuloplanes niger genome includes a window with the following:
- a CDS encoding type II secretion system F family protein: MRRAAALSVAALGLSLVIGAAPAHAEPVELTLSGTRVTPGQVSFRLTAHGLADGLDASRLRVLVGDRALAAELDGRRLRASVPAELAGVDATVRVVLAVPGGGDFAVATERVSFAGAPASPATGPSGPSGPASDASQPAVGPNGPVADATAPATGPNDLAVDASDPAADATGPAPDRSVPGPGPVGASRMPAAVTTTSAPAASVPERAVSPAPVPSAALDLETAGSGGGSGRGLLAAAGVALAASAAIGLWLLFSGGGGRNEFQRRLDTLRQFTDARGTAPDEQRFTAQTRLVLGILHWLDGRLSPKLRASIELSVQRAGVSLDPAEWLLVRIAITVVAAVAMGALFGSWFGLLFGALAGWVCPGQWLSFRAGRRSRAFTDQLPDALRLMVGALRSGFTLNQSIDAVVREGQAPVSTELGRAMAETRLGDDLENALDRVGERNNNPDVGWIVMAIRIQREVGGNLSEVLETAVHTMRERAKLNRHVRALSAEGRLSGIILFAMPFVIAAVLLVLRPEYVRPLYTEPAGLAMVAVAAVLLTVGAVWLRRLVEVKV; this comes from the coding sequence ATGAGGCGCGCGGCTGCCCTGTCCGTCGCCGCGCTGGGGCTGTCGCTGGTCATCGGTGCGGCCCCGGCGCACGCGGAACCGGTCGAACTGACGCTCAGCGGTACCCGGGTGACCCCCGGCCAGGTCTCGTTCCGGCTCACCGCGCACGGACTCGCGGACGGGCTGGACGCGTCCCGGCTGCGCGTGCTGGTCGGCGACCGCGCGCTCGCGGCGGAGCTGGACGGGCGCCGGCTGCGCGCGTCCGTCCCGGCCGAGCTGGCCGGCGTGGACGCGACCGTGCGGGTCGTGCTGGCGGTGCCGGGCGGCGGCGACTTCGCGGTGGCGACCGAGCGCGTCTCGTTCGCCGGCGCACCGGCGTCCCCGGCGACCGGCCCGAGCGGCCCGAGCGGCCCGGCGTCGGACGCGAGTCAGCCGGCGGTGGGCCCGAACGGACCCGTAGCGGACGCGACCGCGCCGGCGACCGGCCCGAACGACCTCGCGGTGGACGCGAGCGACCCCGCGGCGGACGCGACCGGTCCGGCGCCGGACCGGTCGGTCCCGGGTCCGGGTCCGGTGGGCGCGTCGCGGATGCCCGCGGCGGTGACCACCACGTCCGCTCCGGCCGCGTCGGTCCCGGAGCGGGCCGTCTCGCCCGCTCCCGTACCCTCGGCGGCTCTTGATCTTGAAACTGCCGGTAGCGGCGGCGGGTCCGGTCGCGGGCTGCTGGCCGCGGCCGGTGTCGCCCTGGCCGCGTCCGCCGCGATCGGGCTCTGGCTGCTGTTCTCCGGTGGCGGCGGGCGCAACGAGTTCCAGCGCCGGCTGGACACGCTGCGGCAGTTCACGGACGCGCGCGGCACCGCGCCGGACGAGCAGCGGTTCACCGCGCAGACCCGGCTGGTGCTGGGCATCCTGCACTGGCTGGACGGCCGGCTGAGCCCGAAGCTGCGGGCCTCGATCGAGCTGTCCGTGCAGCGGGCCGGCGTCTCGCTGGACCCGGCCGAGTGGCTGCTGGTCCGGATCGCGATCACGGTGGTCGCCGCGGTGGCGATGGGCGCGCTGTTCGGCTCGTGGTTCGGCCTGCTGTTCGGCGCGCTGGCCGGCTGGGTCTGCCCCGGCCAGTGGCTGTCGTTCCGGGCCGGGCGGCGCAGCCGCGCGTTCACCGACCAGCTGCCGGACGCGCTGCGGCTGATGGTCGGCGCGCTGCGCTCCGGCTTCACGCTCAACCAGTCGATCGACGCGGTGGTCCGCGAGGGGCAGGCGCCGGTGAGCACGGAGCTGGGCCGCGCGATGGCCGAGACCCGGCTCGGCGACGACCTGGAGAACGCGCTGGACCGGGTCGGCGAGCGCAACAACAACCCGGACGTGGGCTGGATCGTGATGGCGATCCGGATCCAGCGCGAGGTCGGTGGCAACCTCTCCGAGGTGCTGGAGACCGCGGTGCACACGATGCGTGAGCGGGCCAAGCTCAACCGGCACGTGCGCGCGCTCTCCGCCGAGGGCCGGCTCTCCGGGATCATCCTGTTCGCGATGCCGTTCGTCATCGCCGCGGTGCTGCTGGTGCTGCGGCCGGAGTACGTCCGCCCGCTCTACACCGAGCCGGCCGGGCTCGCCATGGTCGCGGTCGCGGCCGTCCTGCTCACCGTCGGCGCGGTCTGGCTGCGCCGTCTCGTCGAGGTGAAGGTCTGA
- a CDS encoding CpaF family protein, producing the protein MGLADIIQARQSGTGAIIRHAEGPVTQERSVGERARAVGRQVADPVNEVRARIQRELGEILGPKLYTEIDEAEDLEQQVRQTIAELLAREETPLTGADRLRITQDAVDEILGHGPLESLLRDPSISEIMVNGPRRVYVERNGRLQSADAQFTDETHLRRIIDRIVSRVGRHVDEASPMVDARLADGSRVNAIVAPLALDGSSLTIRKFAAETLTVQDLIRFGTLTRQTADVLQACVEARLNIVVSGGTGSGKTTTLNILSGFIPTDERIVTVEDAAELQLRQDHVVRLESRPANSEGRGAVSTRDLVRNALRMRPDRIVVGEVRDGAALDMLQAMNTGHDGSLTTLHANTPRDALARLETLVLMAGMDLPIRAIRDQVASAVDLIIQVARLKDGSRRITHVTEVVGMESDVVSLQDLFLFDYHAGVDSEGRFRGTLNSTGLRPTFTERFEAHGVVLHPEMFGGPIR; encoded by the coding sequence TTGGGTCTCGCAGACATCATCCAGGCGCGCCAGTCCGGCACCGGAGCGATCATCCGCCACGCCGAGGGCCCGGTCACCCAGGAGCGCTCGGTGGGCGAGCGCGCCCGCGCGGTCGGCCGCCAGGTGGCCGACCCGGTCAACGAGGTACGGGCGCGGATCCAGCGCGAGCTGGGCGAGATCCTCGGCCCGAAGCTCTACACCGAGATCGACGAGGCCGAGGACCTGGAGCAGCAGGTCCGGCAGACCATCGCGGAGCTGCTGGCCCGCGAGGAGACGCCGCTGACCGGCGCGGACCGGCTCCGGATCACCCAGGACGCGGTGGACGAGATCCTCGGGCACGGCCCGCTGGAGTCGCTGCTGCGCGACCCGTCCATCTCCGAGATCATGGTCAACGGGCCGCGCCGCGTCTACGTCGAGCGCAACGGCCGGCTGCAGAGCGCGGACGCGCAGTTCACCGACGAGACGCACCTGCGCCGGATCATCGACCGGATCGTCTCCCGGGTCGGCCGGCACGTGGACGAGGCCAGCCCGATGGTGGACGCCCGGCTCGCGGACGGCAGCCGGGTCAACGCGATCGTGGCACCGCTGGCGCTGGACGGCTCCTCGCTGACCATCCGCAAGTTCGCGGCCGAGACGCTGACCGTGCAGGACCTGATCCGGTTCGGCACGCTCACCCGGCAGACCGCGGACGTGCTCCAGGCCTGCGTCGAGGCGCGGCTCAACATCGTGGTCAGCGGCGGCACCGGCTCCGGCAAGACCACCACGCTGAACATCCTGTCCGGGTTCATCCCGACGGACGAGCGGATCGTCACCGTGGAGGACGCGGCCGAACTGCAACTGCGCCAGGACCACGTGGTACGCCTGGAGTCGCGCCCGGCGAACTCCGAGGGCCGCGGCGCGGTCTCCACCCGCGATCTGGTCCGCAACGCGCTGCGCATGCGCCCGGACCGGATCGTGGTCGGCGAGGTCCGGGACGGCGCCGCGCTCGACATGCTCCAGGCGATGAACACCGGCCACGACGGCTCGCTCACCACGCTGCACGCGAACACGCCGCGGGACGCGCTCGCCCGGCTGGAGACGCTGGTCCTGATGGCCGGCATGGACCTGCCGATCCGCGCGATCCGGGACCAGGTCGCGTCCGCGGTCGACCTGATCATCCAGGTCGCCCGGCTGAAGGACGGCTCCCGCCGGATCACGCACGTCACCGAGGTGGTCGGCATGGAGTCGGACGTGGTCTCGCTGCAGGACCTGTTCCTCTTCGACTACCACGCCGGGGTCGACTCCGAGGGACGGTTCCGCGGCACGCTCAACTCGACGGGTCTGCGGCCGACGTTCACGGAGAGGTTCGAAGCACACGGCGTGGTCCTGCACCCGGAGATGTTCGGAGGTCCGATCCGATGA
- a CDS encoding AAA family ATPase translates to MNLTHTLYLEANPSFRTVPGDDYLTSGIKLCESFPELGAELGKRADIKVVIFGSTVDLGAVLEFAAYHRVHRPSVGVVLVREVIDLATLQEALRAGVREVVPAGDHSALVAACQRTADLANAITTISPSVITSNEPSNAKIVTVFAGKGGCGKSVVATNLAVALAANGARRVCLIDLDLQFGDVGIMLQMAPERSIADAIPMVGRLDTDGVRSLLTHYRAGVDTLLAPTTPAEGDQVTREVITELLGVARTMFDYIVVDTPSFFSYQVLSALDVTDWYVPIVVPDLPTLKSVRLTLDMFDMLQYPREKVRTLLNRSDSQVGLSHGDVEQAIGTEIHIRMPSSRDVPVSVNKGMPLVIDHPVHPVSVAIRNLADLIAGVAPVEAAPVPRRRRGLLSRKG, encoded by the coding sequence ATGAACCTGACGCACACGCTGTACCTCGAGGCGAACCCCTCGTTCCGGACCGTTCCGGGCGACGACTACCTGACCAGCGGCATCAAGCTGTGCGAGTCGTTCCCGGAGCTCGGCGCGGAGCTGGGCAAGCGCGCGGACATCAAGGTGGTGATCTTCGGCAGCACGGTCGATCTGGGCGCGGTGCTGGAGTTCGCGGCCTACCACCGGGTGCACCGGCCGTCCGTCGGCGTGGTGCTGGTCCGCGAGGTGATCGACCTGGCGACGCTGCAGGAGGCACTGCGCGCCGGCGTCCGCGAGGTGGTCCCGGCCGGTGACCATTCCGCGCTGGTCGCGGCCTGCCAGCGCACCGCCGACCTGGCGAACGCGATCACCACGATCAGCCCGTCCGTGATCACCTCGAACGAGCCGTCGAACGCCAAGATCGTCACGGTGTTCGCCGGCAAGGGCGGCTGCGGCAAGAGCGTGGTCGCCACGAACCTGGCCGTGGCGCTGGCCGCGAACGGCGCCCGCCGGGTCTGCCTGATCGACCTGGACCTGCAGTTCGGCGACGTCGGCATCATGCTGCAGATGGCGCCGGAGCGCAGCATCGCGGACGCGATCCCGATGGTCGGCCGGCTGGACACCGACGGCGTACGGTCGCTGCTCACCCACTACCGGGCCGGCGTCGACACGCTGCTGGCGCCGACCACGCCGGCCGAGGGCGACCAGGTCACCCGCGAGGTGATCACGGAGCTGCTGGGCGTGGCCCGGACGATGTTCGACTACATCGTGGTCGACACGCCGTCGTTCTTCAGCTACCAGGTGCTCTCCGCGCTGGACGTGACCGACTGGTACGTCCCGATCGTGGTCCCCGACCTGCCCACGCTGAAGAGCGTCCGGCTCACCCTGGACATGTTCGACATGCTCCAGTACCCGCGGGAGAAGGTCCGGACGCTGTTGAACCGCTCCGACTCGCAGGTCGGCCTGAGCCACGGCGACGTCGAGCAGGCGATCGGCACCGAGATCCACATCCGCATGCCCTCGTCGCGCGACGTGCCGGTCAGCGTGAACAAGGGCATGCCGCTGGTCATCGACCACCCCGTCCACCCGGTGAGCGTGGCCATCCGCAACCTGGCCGACCTCATCGCCGGCGTCGCCCCGGTGGAGGCGGCACCCGTCCCCCGCCGCCGTCGCGGCCTCCTCTCGCGTAAGGGCTGA
- the cpaB gene encoding Flp pilus assembly protein CpaB: MKRRMLAVMAALVLAAFGGFAVIAYVRGAEERAVAQTDPVWVLVSTGTIPAGTTAAQIRERGLTQRVAMPAETVPQGALGELAADLDGLALTGEVGASQLLLAGMFGTPTALTGGLPVPAGKLAVSVQVGAAAQVAGYVRPGATVTIFNTYESGSGRVTRVLLPEVDVIGVGERGSAGAAVTAVQQNGAEAPPATTMLTVAVDQGQAERLVHASQTGSLYLALRDETTAVSVGDGVSDRDLFD; the protein is encoded by the coding sequence GTGAAGAGACGGATGCTGGCGGTGATGGCCGCCCTGGTGCTGGCGGCCTTCGGCGGCTTCGCGGTGATCGCGTACGTCCGCGGCGCCGAGGAGCGCGCGGTGGCACAGACCGACCCGGTGTGGGTGCTCGTCAGCACCGGCACGATCCCGGCGGGCACGACCGCCGCGCAGATCCGCGAGCGGGGCCTGACCCAGCGCGTCGCGATGCCGGCCGAGACCGTGCCGCAGGGCGCGCTCGGCGAGCTGGCCGCGGACCTGGACGGCCTGGCCCTGACCGGCGAGGTCGGCGCGAGCCAGCTGCTGCTGGCCGGCATGTTCGGCACGCCCACCGCGCTCACCGGCGGCCTGCCGGTGCCGGCCGGGAAGCTGGCGGTCAGCGTGCAGGTCGGCGCCGCGGCACAGGTCGCGGGCTACGTCCGGCCCGGCGCCACGGTGACCATCTTCAACACCTACGAGTCCGGCAGCGGCCGGGTCACCCGGGTGCTGCTGCCCGAGGTGGACGTGATCGGCGTGGGCGAGCGCGGCAGCGCGGGCGCGGCGGTGACCGCGGTCCAGCAGAACGGCGCCGAGGCCCCGCCGGCCACCACGATGCTCACCGTCGCGGTCGACCAGGGCCAGGCCGAGCGCCTGGTGCACGCGTCCCAGACCGGCTCGCTCTACCTGGCGCTGCGCGACGAGACCACGGCGGTGTCGGTCGGCGACGGCGTCTCGGACCGCGACCTCTTCGACTAG
- a CDS encoding pilus assembly protein TadG-related protein, translating to MRRLNTIFRRNRRGDRGAVTALVAILLTGGVLLGMGALVVDVGRIYAEREELLTGADAAAWAVANQCAAGLSPCAAYTASAQSYANLNASDGAVTVSLVCGLNPKISPTSTCPAENTSSTSLSRCIGTRAAAIAAAGSGAVGYVEVYTSTRNPDGSTLLPPVFARALAGGSNTDGTPVGACSRVTWNTPAVVGPVASFAAAVTACVYNGLTTNGTLYPATVRPIHILGDNAAHTGCPAPTLLGARSGFGWLDSSDCTRNLTYPSNTAGGTAGLLSALLFTSCTTVLNAAVTSGTPVNFPIYDTLSGGTAHLIGYAPFVVTGWRLTAVLGLLPQTRNEPAVGACTGTEQCVYGYFKPLPRSVPGSYGVTTLKRAG from the coding sequence GTGCGCAGGCTGAACACGATCTTCCGGAGGAACCGGCGCGGTGACCGTGGTGCGGTCACCGCGCTCGTGGCGATTCTGCTGACCGGCGGCGTGCTGCTCGGCATGGGCGCGCTCGTGGTGGACGTCGGCCGGATCTACGCGGAGCGGGAGGAACTGCTCACCGGCGCGGACGCCGCGGCCTGGGCGGTGGCGAACCAGTGCGCGGCCGGCCTGTCGCCGTGCGCCGCCTACACCGCGAGCGCGCAGAGCTACGCGAACCTGAACGCGTCGGACGGCGCGGTCACCGTCTCGCTGGTCTGCGGGCTGAACCCGAAGATCTCGCCGACCTCCACCTGCCCCGCGGAGAACACCAGCTCCACCAGCCTCTCCCGGTGCATCGGCACGCGCGCGGCCGCGATCGCCGCGGCCGGTTCCGGCGCGGTCGGCTACGTCGAGGTCTACACCAGCACCAGGAATCCGGACGGCAGCACGCTGCTGCCGCCGGTGTTCGCGCGGGCGCTGGCCGGCGGCTCGAACACCGACGGCACGCCGGTCGGCGCCTGCTCCCGGGTCACCTGGAACACGCCGGCCGTGGTCGGGCCGGTCGCCTCGTTCGCGGCGGCCGTGACCGCCTGCGTGTACAACGGCCTGACCACGAACGGGACGCTCTATCCGGCCACGGTCCGGCCGATCCACATCCTCGGGGACAACGCGGCGCACACCGGCTGCCCGGCGCCGACGCTGCTCGGCGCCCGGAGCGGCTTCGGCTGGCTGGACTCCAGCGACTGCACACGCAACCTGACCTATCCGTCGAACACCGCGGGCGGCACCGCCGGGCTGCTCAGCGCGCTGCTGTTCACCAGCTGCACGACCGTGCTGAACGCCGCGGTGACCAGCGGTACGCCGGTGAACTTCCCGATCTACGACACGCTCAGCGGCGGCACCGCCCACCTGATCGGCTACGCGCCGTTCGTGGTGACCGGCTGGCGGCTCACCGCGGTGCTCGGCCTGCTGCCGCAGACCCGGAACGAGCCGGCCGTCGGCGCGTGCACCGGCACCGAGCAGTGCGTCTACGGGTACTTCAAGCCGCTGCCTCGGTCAGTTCCCGGTAGCTATGGGGTTACCACCCTCAAGCGCGCGGGCTAG
- a CDS encoding TadE family protein, producing MPLRPCVPPSPSAPSPGPARGRRPDGGAAAVELAIVLPLLLAVVFGVIDFGRMMANQITLNEAAREGARAAAFNQPVQAQVDRVAPGITVSFSPSPVACASADPSLNVTVTVFQTWSPITPLGPILTLISNDSSAANGFTQRAKGVMQCAG from the coding sequence GTGCCGCTCCGCCCGTGCGTGCCTCCGTCCCCGTCCGCGCCTTCCCCCGGGCCGGCGCGGGGCCGGAGGCCGGACGGCGGCGCGGCGGCGGTCGAACTCGCGATCGTCCTCCCCCTGCTGCTCGCCGTCGTCTTCGGCGTCATCGACTTCGGCCGGATGATGGCCAACCAGATCACCCTGAACGAGGCCGCCCGCGAGGGTGCCCGGGCCGCCGCGTTCAACCAGCCGGTGCAGGCCCAGGTCGACCGGGTCGCGCCGGGCATCACCGTGTCGTTCTCGCCCTCCCCCGTCGCCTGTGCGAGCGCGGACCCGTCGCTGAACGTGACCGTGACGGTCTTCCAGACCTGGTCCCCGATCACGCCGCTCGGCCCGATCCTGACGCTGATCAGCAATGACAGCTCGGCCGCCAACGGTTTCACGCAACGCGCGAAGGGTGTCATGCAGTGCGCAGGCTGA
- a CDS encoding Flp family type IVb pilin, producing the protein MINYVRVMIRERIKSDRGASAVEYGLLAALIAVVIIGGVTLVGSNLSATFTKVSTKVSPSP; encoded by the coding sequence GTGATCAATTACGTGCGAGTCATGATCCGCGAGCGCATCAAGTCGGACCGCGGCGCCAGCGCCGTCGAGTACGGCCTGCTGGCCGCCCTCATCGCCGTCGTGATCATCGGCGGGGTGACGTTGGTCGGCAGCAACCTCAGTGCCACGTTCACCAAGGTCAGCACCAAGGTATCGCCCTCGCCGTGA
- a CDS encoding FAD:protein FMN transferase produces the protein MSPPRVAPSRVTFPVWGTTALLLVTDEAALPEAERMLRTELAGIDAVCSRFRADSELVRLTAHAGRAVSISPLLTEILQAALRAASATNGLVDPTVGQAVIDLGYDRDYAALRGRALPEGEPLRPAPGWWRVQLDPDAGRVLVPRRILLDVGATGKAFAADRAAARIATLGCGALVSLGGDLATAGPAPEGGWLISVGDSHRAPAGATDPVVSITAGALATSSVTQRRWRRGDRQVHHIVDPRTGDVPAPVWRTVSVAAGSCVDANAAATASIIRGRGAPRWLANRRLPARLVAHDGAVTTSAGWPSDPARAEVA, from the coding sequence ATGAGCCCGCCGCGGGTGGCGCCGTCCCGGGTCACCTTCCCGGTCTGGGGCACCACCGCGCTGCTGCTGGTCACGGACGAGGCCGCGCTGCCCGAGGCGGAACGCATGCTGCGCACCGAGCTGGCCGGGATCGACGCCGTCTGCAGCCGCTTCCGGGCCGACTCCGAGCTGGTCCGGCTCACCGCGCACGCCGGCCGGGCCGTCTCGATCAGCCCGCTGCTCACCGAGATCCTGCAGGCCGCGCTGCGCGCCGCGTCCGCCACGAACGGCCTGGTCGACCCGACCGTGGGCCAGGCGGTGATCGATCTCGGGTACGACCGGGACTACGCCGCGCTGCGCGGCCGCGCGCTGCCGGAGGGCGAACCGCTGCGGCCGGCCCCCGGCTGGTGGCGCGTCCAGCTCGACCCGGACGCCGGGCGCGTGCTGGTCCCGCGCCGGATCCTGCTCGACGTGGGCGCGACCGGCAAGGCGTTCGCGGCCGACCGGGCCGCCGCACGGATCGCCACGCTCGGCTGCGGCGCACTGGTCTCGCTCGGCGGCGACCTGGCCACGGCCGGCCCGGCGCCGGAGGGTGGCTGGCTGATCAGCGTGGGCGACAGCCACCGCGCACCGGCCGGCGCCACCGACCCGGTCGTCTCGATCACCGCGGGCGCGCTGGCCACGTCCAGCGTCACCCAGCGCCGGTGGCGGCGCGGCGACCGGCAGGTGCACCACATCGTGGACCCGCGCACCGGCGACGTCCCCGCGCCGGTCTGGAGGACGGTCTCGGTCGCGGCCGGCAGCTGCGTGGACGCGAACGCGGCCGCCACCGCCTCGATCATCCGCGGCCGGGGCGCGCCGCGCTGGCTGGCCAACCGCCGGCTGCCGGCCCGCCTGGTCGCGCACGACGGCGCGGTCACCACCTCGGCCGGCTGGCCCAGCGACCCGGCGCGCGCGGAGGTGGCCTGA
- a CDS encoding ferric reductase-like transmembrane domain-containing protein, with translation MWFAARSSGMVAILLMTATILLGILGPLRVGSASWPRFALAGLHRNISLLTLALLLVHVVTVAADDYVPITFADAVIPFLSRYQPFWLGLGAISFDVLLALIITSLLRSRINLRLWKGIHWLAYLSWPIALAHGIGAGTDAASPIGLVTAVVSIVSVLVAVPIRIAGRDRPPIDSAPPKPAPATKPVAAARPAPEPVRLPGDFSTRTR, from the coding sequence ATGTGGTTCGCCGCCCGGTCCAGTGGCATGGTCGCGATCCTGCTGATGACCGCCACGATCCTGCTCGGCATCCTCGGCCCGCTGCGCGTCGGCTCGGCGAGCTGGCCCCGGTTCGCGCTGGCCGGGCTGCACCGCAACATCTCGCTGCTCACGCTGGCGCTGCTGCTGGTGCACGTGGTGACGGTGGCGGCCGACGACTACGTGCCGATCACGTTCGCCGACGCGGTCATCCCGTTCCTGTCGCGGTATCAGCCGTTCTGGCTCGGGCTCGGCGCGATCTCGTTCGACGTCCTGCTCGCGCTGATCATCACCAGCCTGCTGCGCTCCCGGATCAACCTGCGGCTGTGGAAGGGCATCCACTGGCTGGCGTACCTGAGCTGGCCGATCGCGCTGGCCCACGGCATCGGCGCCGGCACCGACGCGGCCAGCCCGATCGGCCTGGTCACGGCCGTGGTCAGCATCGTCTCCGTGCTGGTCGCGGTGCCGATCCGGATCGCCGGGCGGGACCGGCCGCCGATCGACTCCGCACCGCCGAAGCCGGCCCCCGCGACGAAGCCGGTGGCCGCGGCCCGCCCGGCCCCGGAACCGGTGCGCCTGCCGGGGGACTTCTCCACCCGTACCCGCTGA
- a CDS encoding NADH-ubiquinone oxidoreductase-F iron-sulfur binding region domain-containing protein: MAERPRQRHDTRPAPRLLRAAGTLEEHRAAYGDLPLRAYAGETGQRRLIDAVHRAGLRGRGGGGYPTGRKLAAVAEAGRTPVVVANGCESEPASSKDRALLSYAPHLVLDGAVLAAHAVGADRVVLCVERGAGLADRLEREIARRRTDPVRWEVARLPRRYVASESSALVKYINTGDARPTFAPPRTADRGVAGRPTLVDNVETLAHLALIALHGAEWFRAVGTDTDPGSTLVTIGGAVHRPGVYEIAPGTRLGAVLDLAGGPTETLGAALVGGYFGTWVPLPGNELLPLSHDPAGTLGVTVGAGAIVALPATGCGLVETARVARYLAEESAGQCGPCVFGLPAIADDMEAVGYGRCSPAVRQRLTRRLAMVNGRGACSHPDGATRLVNSALSAFAADLQTHLGGATCRGAAADPLLPLPAARDRDGSWR, translated from the coding sequence ATGGCGGAGCGGCCGCGGCAGCGCCACGACACCCGGCCCGCGCCCCGGCTCCTGCGCGCGGCCGGAACGCTGGAGGAGCATCGCGCCGCCTACGGCGACCTGCCGCTGCGCGCGTACGCGGGCGAGACCGGACAGCGACGGCTGATCGACGCGGTACACCGCGCGGGCCTGCGCGGCCGGGGCGGCGGCGGTTACCCCACCGGGAGGAAGCTGGCCGCGGTGGCCGAGGCGGGCCGGACGCCGGTGGTGGTCGCGAACGGCTGCGAGTCGGAGCCGGCCAGCAGCAAGGACCGGGCACTGCTCAGCTACGCGCCGCACCTGGTGCTGGACGGCGCGGTGCTGGCCGCGCACGCGGTCGGCGCGGACCGGGTGGTGCTGTGCGTGGAGCGCGGCGCCGGGCTGGCCGACCGGCTGGAGCGCGAGATCGCCCGCCGCCGCACCGACCCGGTTCGCTGGGAGGTCGCCCGGCTGCCCCGGCGGTACGTGGCCAGCGAGTCGTCCGCGCTGGTCAAGTACATCAACACCGGCGACGCGCGGCCCACGTTCGCGCCGCCGCGGACGGCCGACCGCGGCGTGGCCGGCCGGCCGACGCTGGTCGACAACGTGGAGACGCTCGCCCACCTGGCGCTGATCGCGCTGCACGGCGCGGAGTGGTTCCGCGCGGTCGGCACCGACACCGACCCCGGCTCGACGCTGGTCACGATCGGCGGCGCGGTGCACCGGCCGGGCGTCTACGAGATCGCGCCGGGCACCCGGCTCGGCGCGGTGCTGGACCTGGCCGGCGGGCCGACCGAGACGCTGGGCGCGGCGCTGGTCGGCGGCTACTTCGGCACCTGGGTCCCGCTGCCCGGCAACGAGCTGCTGCCGCTGTCGCACGACCCGGCCGGCACGCTCGGCGTGACCGTCGGCGCGGGCGCGATCGTGGCGCTCCCGGCCACCGGCTGCGGGCTGGTGGAGACCGCGCGGGTGGCCCGCTACCTCGCGGAGGAGTCGGCCGGGCAGTGCGGCCCGTGCGTCTTCGGGCTGCCGGCCATCGCGGACGACATGGAGGCGGTCGGGTACGGCCGGTGCTCGCCCGCGGTCCGGCAGCGTCTCACCCGGCGGCTCGCGATGGTCAACGGCCGCGGCGCGTGCAGTCACCCGGACGGTGCGACCCGGCTGGTGAACAGCGCGCTCTCCGCGTTCGCCGCGGACCTGCAGACGCATCTGGGCGGCGCGACCTGCCGGG